A region of Pseudopipra pipra isolate bDixPip1 chromosome 10, bDixPip1.hap1, whole genome shotgun sequence DNA encodes the following proteins:
- the SLITRK3 gene encoding SLIT and NTRK-like protein 3, with protein MMKPSTAETLHKGRMLWIILLSTIALAWTTPIPLIEDSEELDEPCFDPCYCEVKESLFHIHCDNKGFINISQITESWSRPFKLYLQRNSMRKLYTNSFLHLNNAVSINLGNNALQDIQTGAFNGLRVLKRLYLHENKLDIFRNDTFLGLESLEYLQADYNVIKRIESGAFRNLSKLRVLILNDNLIPMLPTNLFKSVSLTHLDLRGNRLKVLSYRGMLDHIGRSLMEIQLEENPWNCTCEIVQLKSWLERIPYTALVGDITCETPFHFHGKDLREIKRSKLCPMLSDSEVEASLGIPQLSSSKENAWPTKPSSMLSSFHFTASSVEYKTSNKQPKPTKQPRAPRPPPTPRGLYPGPNQPPVAAYQTRPPIPIICPTGCSCSLHINDLGLTVNCKERGFHNISELLPRPLNAKKLYLSGNLIQKIYRSDFWNFSSLDLLHLGNNRISYVQDGAFINLPNLKSLYLNGNDIERLTPGMFRGLQSLHYLYFEYNLIREIQPAAFSLMPNLKLLFLNDNLLRTLPTDAFAGTSLARLNLRNNHFLALPVAGVLEHLHAIVQIDLKLNPWDCTCELVPLKQWLEALSSVSVVGEVLCASPEPLARRDLRSLELAALCPAALRPAAAAASPPAAPPPPAATGAAAYELPPAAAAAAVPLSVLILSLLVLFFSAVLVAAGLFAFVLRRRRRKLPFRGPRAEAADLGAVPLRCPRLFPEGGGGGGGGGGGTGERSPEKAPPAGHVYDYIPHPVTQMCNNPIYKPREEEEAAGGGGGGGGGGGGEAAELLRGGGERGFAHPAAPAAAPEPGSCYRTLLEKEQEWSLAVSSSQLNTIVAVHPQHPAGGGLAAGALGAAAAAAGGAPRDRDRPPPCAVGFVDCLYGTVPKLKELHVHPPGMQYPDLQQDARLKETLLFAAGKGFPDHQTPTSEYLELRAKLQTKPDYLEVLEKTTYRF; from the coding sequence ATGATGAAACCGTCCACAGCAGAGACACTTCATAAAGGAAGGATGTTGTGGATAATTCTTCTAAGCACAATTGCTCTAGCATGGACTACACCTATCCCCTTGATAGAGGACTCGGAGGAACTGGATGAGCCCTGCTTTGATCCATGTTACTGTGAAGTGAAGGAGAGCCTTTTCCATATACATTGTGACAACAAAGGATTTATAAATATTAGTCAGATAACAGAGTCGTGGTCGAGACCTTTTAAACTTTATCTGCAGAGGAATTCCATGAGGAAATTGTACACCAACAGTTTTCTTCACTTGAACAATGCTGTGTCTATTAACCTTGGGAACAATGCACTGCAGGACATTCAGACGGGGGCTTTTAATGGGCTCCGAGTTCTGAAGAGGTTGTATTTGCACGAAAACAAATTGGACATTTTCAGGAACGACACTTTCCTGGGTTTGGAAAGTCTGGAATATCTGCAGGCAGATTACAATGTCATTAAACGGATTGAAAGCGGGGCATTTCGAAACCTAAGTAAATTGAGGGTCCTTATCCTAAATGACAATCTCATCCCCATGCTTCCCACCAATTTATTTAAGTCTGTGTCCTTAACCCACTTGGACTTGCGCGGGAACCGGCTAAAAGTCCTTTCGTACCGCGGGATGTTGGACCATATTGGCAGGAGCCTGATGGAGATCCAGCTGGAGGAGAACCCGTGGAACTGTACGTGTGAGATCGTGCAGCTGAAGAGCTGGTTGGAGCGCATCCCCTACACTGCTCTGGTGGGGGACATCACCTGCGAGACCCCCTTCCACTTCCACGGGAAGGACCTGAGGGAGATCAAGAGAAGCAAGCTGTGTCCCATGCTGTCCGACTCCGAGGTGGAAGCCAGCCTGGGCATCCCTCAGCTGTCGTCCAGCAAGGAGAACGCGTGGCCTACGAAGCCTTCCTCCATGCTGTCCTCCTTCCATTTCACCGCCTCCTCTGTTGAGTACAAAACGTCCAACAAGCAGCCCAAGCCCACCAAGCAGCCCAGGGCACCCCGGCCTCCCCCGACCCCCCGCGGCCTGTACCCCGGGCCCAACCAACCCCCCGTGGCTGCTTACCAGACCCGGCCCCCCATCCCCATCATCTGTCCCACCGGCTGCTCTTGTAGTTTGCACATCAACGACCTGGGCCTGACGGTCAACTGCAAGGAGCGAGGGTTCCACAACATCTCCGAGCTCCTGCCCAGGCCCTTGAACGCCAAGAAGTTGTACCTGAGCGGGAATTTGATCCAGAAAATCTACCGCTCCGATTTCTGGAATTTTTCCTCCTTGGATCTCTTACACCTGGGGAACAACCGGATCTCCTACGTGCAGGACGGGGCGTTCATCAACCTGCCCAACCTCAAGAGCCTGTACCTGAACGGGAACGACATCGAGCGGCTCACCCCGGGCATGTTCCGGGGCCTGCAGAGTTTGCATTACCTGTACTTCGAGTACAACCTGATCAGGGAAATCCAGCCGGCGGCCTTCAGCCTCATGCCCAACCTGAAGCTCCTCTTCCTCAACGACAACCTGCTCCGCACTCTGCCCACCGACGCCTTCGCCGGCACCTCCCTGGCGCGCCTCAACCTGCGCAACAACCACTTCCTGGCGCTGCCGGTGGCCGGGGTGCTGGAGCACCTGCACGCCATCGTGCAGATCGACCTGAAGCTCAACCCCTGGGACTGCACCTGCGAGCTGGTGCCGCTCAAGCAGTGGCTGGAGGCGCTCAGCTCGGTCAGCGTGGTGGGCGAGGTGCTGTGCGCCAGCCCCGAGCCGCTGGCCCGCCGCGACCTGCGCTCCCTGGAGCTGGCCGCGCTGTGCCCCGCCGCCCtgcgccccgccgccgccgccgcctcgccccccgccgcccctccGCCGCCCGCGGCCACCGGCGCGGCCGCCTACGAGCTGcccccggccgcggccgccgccgccgtgcCGCTGTCCGTGCTCATCCTCAGCCTGCTCGTCCTCTTCTTCTCCGCCGTGCTGGTGGCCGCCGGGCTCTTCGCCTTCGTGCTGCGGCGCCGCCGGAGGAAGCTGCCGTTCCGCGGCCCGCGGGCGGAGGCGGCGGACCTGGGCGCGGTGCCGCTGCGCTGCCCGAGGCTCTTTCCCGagggtggcggcggcggcggcggcggcggggggggcacCGGCGAGCGGTCCCCGGAGAAGGCGCCCCCGGCGGGCCACGTCTACGACTACATCCCGCACCCGGTGACCCAGATGTGCAACAACCCCATCTACAAGccgcgggaggaggaggaggcggcgggcggcggcggcggcggcggaggtggaggtggaggggaGGCGGCCGAGCTGCTGCGGGGCGGCGGCGAGCGCGGCTTCGcccaccccgccgcccccgccgccgcgccgGAGCCCGGCAGCTGCTACCGCACCTtgctggagaaggagcaggagtgGAGCCTGGCCGTGTCCAGCTCGCAGCTCAACACCATCGTGGCCgtgcacccccagcaccccgcGGGCGGAGGGCTGGCGGCGGGCGCGctcggggcggcggcggcggcggcggggggagcCCCGCGGGACCGCGACCGCCCGCCGCCCTGCGCCGTGGGCTTCGTGGACTGCCTGTACGGCACCGTGCCCAAGCTGAAGGAACTGCACGTCCACCCCCCCGGCATGCAATACCCGGACCTGCAGCAGGACGCCAGGCTGAAGGAGACGCTCCTCTTCGCGGCCGGCAAGGGCTTCCCGGACCACCAAACCCCCACAAGCGAATACCTCGAGTTAAGGGCCAAACTCCAAACCAAGCCGGATTACCTCGAAGTCCTGGAGAAGACCACGTACCGGTTCtga